One genomic window of Quercus lobata isolate SW786 chromosome 9, ValleyOak3.0 Primary Assembly, whole genome shotgun sequence includes the following:
- the LOC115962008 gene encoding uncharacterized protein LOC115962008 — protein MDNSFNEDNVEKEVAFLAKNFQKFLKMNNSGKPFNKGKFSSPKGDRKEFRKKNGKESQSTQEITCFECNGHGYVKKECPNYLRMKGKAYATTLNDSDASNSNLEESCDG, from the coding sequence ATGGACAACTCCTTCAATGAGGATAATGTGGAGAAGGAAGTAGCattccttgcaaagaacttccAAAAATTTCTGAAGATGAACAACAGTGGGAAGCCTTTCAACAAAGGAAAGTTTTCATCTCCCAAGGGCGATAGGAAGGAATTTAGGAAGAAAAATGGGAAGGAGTCTCAATCTACTCAAGAAATCACTTGCTTCGAGTGCAATGGACATGGGTATGTCAAGAAagaatgtcctaattatttgagaatgaaggGCAAGGCATATGCCACAACTCTCAATGATTCGGACGCTTCTAATTCAAATTtggaagagagctgtgatggataA